From Kwoniella pini CBS 10737 chromosome 5, complete sequence:
AACAAGGGCTTGATCGTGACTTTCAGCGTATGAGACGCTCTTTTCCAAGTGTCGACGATTGGTCAAGGTATGTGCCACGTTACCCATATCCCACTCATCGTCGGTCTGCTCCTTGAGCATTTTGATCCACATGTCGGGTACAGCCATGGAGAGACGGTAATCGAAGCCTACACCTCCTTCATATACTGGACGACCCAGAGTTGGCATGCCAGAAACATCTTCTGCAATAGTGATTACGTTCGGATAGAGCTCATGAAGCATTTGGTTGGCCTGCAGGTAAATCAGCTAGATGcaagagaaggaagataAGGTACTCACCAACATCAAGTAGACCATAGCCTCGAGATCGACCGATTCTCCAAAGTATTCGTGGTAACCACCTAAGAAGGTCAGCAGAGCTCGGCTATCTCTTTGGACCCACCTGAGAAACCGGTACCGATACCGTGATGAGTATACATCATACTGGTGACACCGTCAAACCGGAATCCGTCGAACATGTAGACATCCATCCAATATCGCAGGTTAGACAGAAGGAATCGGAGCACTTCATGATGGCCGTAATTGAACAGTCGAGAGTCCCACAATTCGTGTTTACCTTTGGCACCTCCGTGGAAATAAAGGTGATCGGTTCCATCGAACTCGTTGATACTGAGGAAACATTCAGCGGCTGCCCTGTAATTCTGGTCAAAACTTACCCATCCTCGATGTTCTTGCTAGCGTGTGAATGGACTACATCGAGTAAAACAGTCAAGCCCAACTCATGCGCCTTATCAATCAGAGACTTGAGCTCCTCAGGTGTACCTAAGCGATTGATCAGCTTCGAGCTCAATTTGAGGAAGCTTACCATAACGAGAAGACGCAGCGAAGAAATTGCTGACTTGATACCCGAAAGCTAAAACAGATGTCAGCAGGGATGGGTTCCAAGCACGTAACACTCACAGGCGTAGTAGGCGTGCTCCATCACGGCCATCCTGTTAACCGATTAGCTCGGTAATTCTGATGATAAGGCTTGCTTACATTTGTATACAATTGTACCCTAACTTCTTGATTCTGGGCAAAACGTCGGTCTCGAACTCTTTATATGTCGTCACTCGCATATTAGGACTAGATATGCCGACTGTAGAGGTCAGCTTGATCATGCCTGTAATACACTTACCATGAGCCTCGTATATTTTCAAGCCTTCCGTGGATCTCGTCGAGTGACCGTGTTTAAACTGGTATATCTGTTCTTTAGGTGGATTCCAAAATCTGCCTTCATATATTGGGGATATAGCAAGATCTTGAGTAACACGGGATATCCAGGTTGGGATTCTATCAATTGAGCCACCTGTAGGAAGGGTCATGGAGATTTTTATCATGGAGTCGTGTGGAATAGCACAGACGCCTGGTGATTTAGGCGGAACATAACATTCCCAAATCCCAAAAGCAGACTTTGTCATAGGGTTTGCGGAATGAGACCAATTGTCTAGAGTATTAGCTACAGTCTAGTCGCAGTTCGAGACTTACTGAACTCTCCAATCAGTCGAGCTTCGGTAGCGTTTGGAGCCCATTCTCGGTACCGTACACCTCCACTTTCATCAACCTGAAGACCCATCGATTTGTATCCTTCTGAGAAGTGAGCAAGACCGCCTTCATGCGTTTCGATTTTGTCGAGCTGCTTCTTGTACGCATCATAACGCGCCCGCAATGCAGGACTAAATGGCTCGAGCCTGTAGGGGTTGTCAGCAGTGTTGTTACTCAAAGGTCAAATGAGAGGGCTACTCACCATGGGTCAGATAAGAGGACGCCGGTACCTATAAGTCTGATGAGCGAAATACGCAGTGCGGCTCGTAACGTGACTTACCGTCTGTGGGCATTTGGGTAGTGGAAGTCATTTTCGAACGGATATGAAGTTGAGGATGAAGTAAAGAGATTAGATGGTAATAATGTATAATGTGTTGTGGTATATCAAGGGAATGTTGAATGTTGGTCGGTGCATGACGTTGGGATTGAGGAATGCTTTAAAGATGCACCGTGGGGCGTGTGAATGTGGGGCCTCACTTGAGACTATGCCGTCATCATTTAGTTTCTACCCCCATTTAAATATTCATTCATCTTATTAAACCTCGTggtttttgttttctttttattgATTCCATTTGAGTTGCCGCTCTTGCTAACGGTCATATTTTGGGCTCATCGCTTACCCATTATATGACAATTGATTCCACCCGTCATGCCAAACTACTACGACGAGCTCGAGATTGAAGATTTCGCTTGGGATCCTGTGGCCAAGCTTTTCCATTATCCTTGTCCCTGTGGCGATAGATtcgaaatatcaaaagGTCAACTTCGGGACGGAGAAGAGATCGCTATATGTCCGAGTTGTAGCTTGATAGTGAGAGTGGTATATGACTATGTGAGTGGTTGAGTATCTGGTCGATAGAGTTTATGCTGATGGTACTGTATGTAGCTCGATTGGGAAGATTATGTCACATCAgacgaagaggaagatgatgctgAATCGCTAGAAACCCCTCCTACGGAGACTTCAAATGAGGAGCCAGCAGTCGTCGACAACAAGGAAGATTCCAAGGGCGAAGATAGTAGACAGCAAGGCAAAGAGGAAAAAGCAGACGAGGCGGACCCGGACATAATCAAGGTGCTAGACAGgcttgatttgaaagacAATAAGCAGGAAGGGACAAAGTGAAGTGTAGAACCGTGAGGATGTGGCAAGGTAGTCGTATGCATTTCACGGTATGgacatcatcttcttctcgaaCGTCTGCcattcttcctcatcacTATTGTCGTCTTGCGCTATCCTCTTCGCCCGGGTGCtcgcttcttcatctagGATATCTGAAGGGGTTCTATTCAGACCGTGTTTTGGCGGGGTGTCCAGCATGATTGACCCAATCTTATGAGCTACTGGTGAGGCTTCACTTGGCTCTTCCTCGTCTTCCGTGATCGCAGTATCCTTTTTACGACGCTGGCTTCTTCGCACAGCTTTCTTGGCGACTTTCAACGCTTCCTCATGTTCCCTTTGGATTCCCTCTAGACGAGCATAACACGCTCGGATGACTTGACCCCATTCCAAATTACCTCCACAGCTCGGACACATGCCAGAGCGAGGCAGGACATGGGATGTCTGCTCTAGAAACATAGTCGCTAGGCAGGGGAGATGTGCTTTGTACATGCAAGCGGGATCCAAGGGGCATAGCGCGAAGGACAAGTGTTTCTAGTTGATCAGCGATGGCCATACGAGATTAGACTTACTGAGTGGTCCACTTTCTCATGACACTCATCGCACTTCAGTCCCTGCGTCTCTAAGTTCTTCTGCTCCATGATCTTCCACTTCCCCCAGACACTTTGACCTTGTCGAAACGCTGTATCATTAACATCTATTGGGCCGTCCACGCTCTGCACTCCTTGAGTACTTTGCCTTCGCAGACCTGTCGAGCCTGATACGCCGCCGAGATCCAAGATAGAAGTCACGGTTTCAGGAAGAGGCAGAGGAGTCCAGGCGTGGTTGGTCGTTTTCTTCGTTCGTTTCGATGATCCTGGGCAAGAATCCCTCACTTCGAGATTTTGGAACATATCGTGCACTTCTTGAACGAAAAATCGCAGATGAAGTGGTAAGCGA
This genomic window contains:
- a CDS encoding 1,4-alpha-glucan-branching enzyme, whose product is MTSTTQMPTDGTGVLLSDPWLEPFSPALRARYDAYKKQLDKIETHEGGLAHFSEGYKSMGLQVDESGGVRYREWAPNATEARLIGEFSVCAIPHDSMIKISMTLPTGGSIDRIPTWISRVTQDLAISPIYEGRFWNPPKEQIYQFKHGHSTRSTEGLKIYEAHGKCITGMIKLTSTVGISSPNMRVTTYKEFETDVLPRIKKLGYNCIQMMAVMEHAYYASFGYQVSNFFAASSRYGTPEELKSLIDKAHELGLTVLLDVVHSHASKNIEDGINEFDGTDHLYFHGGAKGKHELWDSRLFNYGHHEVLRFLLSNLRYWMDVYMFDGFRFDGVTSMMYTHHGIGGYHEYFGESVDLEAMVYLMLANQMLHELYPNVITIAEDVSGMPTLGRPVYEGGVGFDYRLSMAVPDMWIKMLKEQTDDEWDMGNVAHTLTNRRHLEKSVSYAESHDQALVGDKTLAFWLMDKEMYENMSDLSPMTPVIDRGLSLHKLIRFIVHTLGGEAYLNFEGNEFGHPEWMDFPREGNGNSFAHARRQFNLVDDELLRYKYLNEFDVTMNWLEDKYKWLSSPQAYVSLKNEADKVIVFERAGLLFIFNFSPQSFADYRVGVETPGEYKVILSSDEKKFGGHERIDLAGRYFTTPMEWNGRKNWVQVYSPSRTVLVLGL